The following proteins are co-located in the Sardina pilchardus chromosome 24, fSarPil1.1, whole genome shotgun sequence genome:
- the LOC134072721 gene encoding uncharacterized protein LOC134072721, which produces MDSFNQNALRVSESLAPPTRPPNDAAFTFFCRPQPAFKSALKLAVKFAVKSQPSPSFAALSLKKMTRICAICGCKDNKFRPPGVSFYSLPRDPQLCTQWLTAIHFPIDTPPSEYAKFRICSQHFRTEDFEYCFSAQFLGSALSQAKKLKPGALPRSSSTLTGSPSTFDIASESLREEPATSTPQQRTTGPSKNPAVLLEIDMDTSFSSIETLEATQTTYKPDTDCTSSASSVTDEDTAQMSWQEKKVLVSESKVLELFKFCQTCGTYMEKKEVFYVGSQMRVKWECAEGHSGTWTSCPSERGMPQSNLLLAAAILFTGSTFTKLEEMAKLINLQFFSNSTFYDIQNSYLHPVIQAEFELQKSIVMAKLLMEQQDGKMPHLCSDGRSDSPGFNAKFTTYTFMADPSREIVHSELVQVTETTSSGAMETVALRRGLDHLLDSGLHLEVLATDRSTSVKKIMREEYEEIDHQFDIWHTAKNIQSKLISKSKKRRCAALKPWIRSIRNHLWYSTARAGGNVEKLKSTWNSILHHIIDEHTWTEGGTEHSCQHPPLTDEDREKKMWLCKDSEAYQELASIVLNTTLQKDLGNMGRFKHTGALEVFHSSLLKYAPKRQCFSYQSMKQRTNLAIMHHNENLTQKPKLDSEGKPVIIQEWSKRSKEWVTRQRYQQNTVNFRTRLMQLLLERRNDPTVIFRDTSSTLLRPDLPANIGTLPKPSKDDAARKHKSRFAK; this is translated from the exons ATGGACTCATTTAACCAGAATGCACTGCGCGTATCTGAGTCATTAGCTCCACCCACTAGACCACCTAACGACGcagccttcaccttcttttgcCGCCCTCAACCTGCTTTCAAATCTGCTCTCAAACTTGCTGTCAAATTTGCTGTCAAATCTCAGCCTTCGCCTTCTtttgccgctctctctctcaaaaaaatgACGAGAATCTGTGCCATATGTGGATGTAAGGACAACAAATTCAGGCCACCGGGAGTTAGTTTTTACAGTTTACCTCGCGACCCTCAACTCTGCACCCAGTGGCTAACGGCAATACATTTTCCCATCGACACACCGCCATCAGAGTACGCAAAATTTAGAATATGCAGCCAACATTTTCGTACGGAGGATTTCGAGTATTGTTTTTCAGCCCAGTTTTTGGGAAGTGCCTTGTCACAGGCCAAAAAATTGAAGCCAGGTGCGTTACCAAGGAGCAGCTCAACCTTGACTGGGTCTCCATCCACCTTCGACATCGCTTCGGAAAGTCTACGCGAGGAGCCGGCCACCTCCACGCCTCAG CAGAGAACCACTGGACCTTCAAAAAACCCAGCAGTGTTACTTGAAATAGATATGGATACCAGCTTTTCCAGCATCGAGACTTTAGAAGCCACGCAAACTACCTACAAGCCAGACACCGACTGTACCTCTTCCGCCAGCAGTGTCACAGACGAGGACACAGCACAGATGAGCTGGCAGGAGAAAAAGGTTTTGGTCTCGGAGTCTAAAGTACTCGAACTTTTCAAGTTCTGTCAAACCTGTGGCACctacatggaaaaaaaagaggtgtTCTATGTTGGTTCCCAGATGAGGGTCAAGTGGGAGTGTGCGGAAGGTCACAGTGGAACTTGGACATCATGTCCCTCTGAACGTGGAATGCCACAGTCAAACCTCCTCCTTGCTGCTGCCATACTTTTTACTGGAAGCACATTTACCAAGTTGGAAGAGATGGCCAAACTCATCAATCTTCAGTTCTTTAGCAACAGCACATTCTACGACATACAAAACTCCTACTTGCATCCAGTGATTCAGGCTGAATTTGAACTACAGAAAAGCATTGTAATGGCCAAGTTGCTCATGGAGCAGCAAGATGGAAAAATGCCACACCTTTGTTCTGATGGCCGCTCAGACAGCCCTGGGTTCAATGCAAAATTCACGACATACACTTTCATGGCTGACCCCAGCAGGGAAATTGTCCATTCAGAGTTGGTCCAG GTGACCGAGACCACAAGTTCTGGGGCTATGGAGACTGTTGCCCTCAGGCGCGGATTGGACCATTTGCTTGACAGTGGCCTACATTTGGAGGTCTTGGCGACTGATCGTTCCACGAGTGTCAAGAAAATAATGCGCGAGGAATATGAAGAGATTGATCATCAATTTGATATTTGGCACACTGCGAAGA ATATCCAAAGCAAATTGATATCGAAGTCCAAGAAGAGGAGATGTGCAGCATTGAAACCTTGGATCCGCTCAATCCGGAACCATCTCTGGTACTCTACTGCCAGAGCAGGAGGAAATGTTGAG AAATTGAAGTCGACGTGGAATTCAATTCTGCACCACATAATCGATGAACATACATGGACTGAAGGTGGGACTGAGCATAGCTGTCAACACCCACCTCTAACCGATGAAGACCGGGAGAAAAAAATGTGGCTGTGTAAGGACAGTGAGGCATATCAGGAGCTGGCTAGCATAGTCCTCAACACAACACTCCAGAAGGATCTAGGAAACATGGGGCGTTTCAAACACACAG GTGCCTTGGAAGTATTTCACAGTTCCCTCTTGAAGTACGCTCCAAAGAGACAGTGCTTTTCCTATCAGAGTATGAAGCAGAGAACAAACTTGGCCATCATGCATCACAATGAGAACCTGACTCAGAAACCAAAGCTGGACTCAGAAG GAAAACCTGTGATCATTCAAGAATGGAGCAAGCGTTCAAAAGAATGGGTCACAAGACAGAGGTATCAGCAAAACACGGTCAACTTCAGAACCAGGTTGATGCAGTTGCTGTTGGAGAGGCGGAATGATCCTACTGTCATCTTCAGGGACACATCGTCAACTCTTCTTAGACCTGACCTGCCTGCTAACATAGGAACACTCCCCAAACCATCCAAAGATGATGCTGCCCGGAAACACAAGAGTCGTTTTGCTAAATGA